The genomic segment TGATAAAGCACAGCAGTGGAAGGATCTTGGCCACTGTTGTAACAGTGGTTAAGAATGCTGCCTGGCTAATTCCCCTAGACACCACTCCGAAAACCAACCATGTCAAAGCACTCACTGCGAGCGCTGAGATAAAAGGGTGATCCGAGGAAAACAGCGGCACATAATGGCCGACCGTAGAGAAAAACAATGTGGCATAGCCGACCTGCGCGATGACAGAACCAAGCCAATATCCCCACGCAGAGGAAAAACCTACGTAATCACCTAAGCCCACACGCGCATATGCGTACACGCCGGAATCTAAATGAGGTTTCCTTCGCGCAAGGACGTGGAACACGAAGGCAACGGAAAGCATACCCACGCCTGCGATTAGCCAGCCGATCAGCATCGCGCCGGGTCCGGCAACTGATCCAATATTTTGGGGGATGGAGAAAATTCCAGCGCCGACAGTTGATCCAATGATCAGCGCGATAAGGGTTCTGATAGATACAGTGCGGCTTGTGGCCGCTGCTTCGCTAGAACTAACAGCATTTTGTTGATTATGCACTCATTTAAGGTAGTTGACCTTTAACGTTTGCGCGAAACTTCGAGTACCCTCGGCCTTGCAAAATAGTGGCAGGTGAACTGCTAAAGAAAGGTAGGAGACCTCTCATGGGTATCTTCGATAATGTTACAAATAAAGCAAATGACTTCCTCAATTCCGAGGCTGGCGAGAAGAAAACAGATGAGATCTTGGACAAGATCTCAGATGCTGCTCGTGGTCGCCTTGGCGAGGATAAAGCCGATCAGATCAACAAGGTTCGCGATGCAGTAGATGAGCGCATTGGAAAGACCGATAGTAACTAGAATAAGGCGTTATGCGCGTTATTTTTGTTGATCCGAAGCACCCCGTCTTGCCGGTTCCTTTTGTGGAAGCTGTGTTCGGACGGGGTGAATCTGTTTTTGTAGACCCAGATTTTCCGGTCGATATTGAAAAATGGGGGATTGAAGCGTCGACAAGCGCTCAGTGGCTGGTTACCGCAAACCCGAGCCTGACAAGCATGCTTATCGACGCGCCCCTTGATCCTTTGCTTGAGGCAGTCGGCGTGATGCAGGCGGCTGTGAGCCGCGGTGAATGGGAGCGGGAACAAACCCATGAGAGCTTGATTCCGTATTTGGAAGAGGAATCGCAAGAGTTTATTGAAGCGATTGAGATAGGCAACGACAAAGAAATGAAAAATGAGCTTGGGGATGTGCTGCTCCAGGTCCTTTTTCATGCAGAAATCGCCGCCCGTCAAGGTCGATTCGATATTTTTGACGTGGCGGCGAGTTTCGTTGCGAAAATGAAATCGCGTTCACCGTACTTGTTCGATGGTTCTACTGGGATTGTGGATTCCGAAGAGCAAGAACGGCTCTGGGCTATGGGGAAAGCCCAGGAAAAATTAGGAAGATAGGTTAGAAGAGAACTGCTGCAGCTGAGCCATGAAGTCCTGTGGGTCTTCCTTGACAATGCCACAGGTCAAAGCGCGGTTTGCGATGCGCTCGGAATAAGCAGTGGCGACAAGGTTCAAAGGAATCTCTAGCTGGCTGACTGCTGCGGAATTACGGAGGTTGGCTGCAAGTTCAGCACGGGTGGAATTCTCGTGTGCAAGACCTGTGGTGTAGACCGTGGTGCGCAGTACACCACAATCGAAGTTGTCGATGATGGCGCCAAAATCCTGTGCTGAAGCAGAGGGGGTAAGGCCAGCAGCAAGCGCGACAGTAGCGGCAGCAATGGTTACAAGACGCAGTTTCTTCATGGGTTTTCCTTAAGTGAGAGATGTTAAATACATAGAAAAAGTCACAACAGTTCAGATCATACGTTAATGAAGTGACTGTTGTGACTAGTGTTACTAATGGGGTTGCCCCCGGGATTACTTAAGAGGAGAAGTTAGCGGAGAACTCAGAAAGGTAGGTATCAGCCTTTACGAGGCCACAAGCCTGCGCGCGGTCAGCAAGGGATGCTGCCTGGCCAGCATTCCACTCGCCAACCTGTGGGAACTGCTGGGTCAATCCACTTTCACCCTTTGCGGTAATAGCTTCAGCGAGCTCACGGTTGTACTGGCCCTCTTCCAAAACATCAGCAGAGTTGAGCCCAATTTCGAGTACGCCGCAAGGCATCCAGTCGTACTGGGTAGATAGTTCCTTGTTGATGGAGGAAAGGCTTGCGAAATCAGATGCAGATGCTGGTGCTGCCAAAGCTGCAACAGCAACGCCAGCGGTGGCGCCAATGATGGCAATACGGCGTGAAAGCTTCATGGGTCTAGATCTCCTTTGGTTGGGAAATTGCTCTGCCTACAGGAAAAGTTGGCAGAACTTTCCTTAAATTGTAGTTTTGTGACTAATTTCATCGAATTCGCTACCATTCGATGGGACTCTTTGAAACAGTAGGAAACATTGCCTTGACACTGTCTATGTGAATGCTCTGCCAATTGAATTGGAACTTGAATTAGTCTGAATTTCTTATGTATTTCTGCACTTTAAAGAAATATTTTCAAGGGAAAATCTTTTCATTATCGGCAGGGTTTTTCTTTAAAATGCTGGAGTTTGGGGCCTAGCCGGTACTATCGACCCCCATGAGTTCAGGGGTTAAAAAAGCGTTCGGATGTGGCTGCGGTTCGGTGTTGGCCGTAGTCATGGTGGTCTCATTTGTTGGTTGGGCGCTGAGCTTCATGGATGGAACGGCTCCTATTCGCCAGCTTCAGCCAATCCCTGATGATGTTCCCCCTGTACATGGTGAAATGGTTCCGCAGATTGATACTGGGGCTGAGGGGCGCACATCGGATCAATTGCGTTTTTGGGCTGAACCTTTAGCTCAAGACATCGGTGTCTCAGTTCAGGCAGTTGCCGCTTATGGCAATGCGGAGCTTATTGCTGCACTCGCGTGGCCTGGGTGCAATCTTTCATGGAATACATTGGCCGGTATTGGTCAGATTGAAACACGGCACGGAACATACAACGGCAAGATGTTTGGTGGCAGCTCATTAGATGAAAATGGTGTTGCAACTCCGCCGATTATTGGCGTGCCTTTGGATGGTTCTCCAGGATTTGCGGAGATTCCGGATACAGATAACGGTGAGCTAGACGGTGATACGGAATATGACCGGGCAGTAGGACCAATGCAGTTTATTCCAGATACCTGGCGTCGATTGGGCTTGGATGCCAATGGTGATGGGGTAGCGGATCCGAATCAAATTGATGATGCGGCCTTAAGTGCTGCGCATCTTTTGTGTTCCTATGAACGTGACCTGGCAACTCCTGAAGGGTGGACTCAAGCAGTGCACTCTTACAATATGTCCAATCAGTACCTCAAGGATGTTCGAGATGCCGCAGCTTCCTATGCTTTGCGACAGCCAGCGATCTAAAACCCAACATCGGAACCTCCGAATTTATGGCAATGTGTCTGATCAAACACGCTCGGGCTGGGGGTTTAAGTAGTGTTAGCCACAAATTTGAACTGATTGCTTCATCGAAACAAGATTCATGCAACAATTGGTCTTAGACGTGATCGAAAACATTTTATTGCTTTTCGATTGCGTGAATAATTCTGGTTAGCTCCCAAGTTGGCATAGGAGGCCATAGTGGCTGAAATCATGCACGTATTCGCTCGCGAAATTCTCGATTCCCGCGGTAACCCAACCGTAGAGGCAGAGGTTTTCCTGGATGACGGTTCCCACGGTGTCGCGGGTGTTCCATCAGGCGCATCTACCGGTGTCCACGAAGCTCACGAGCTGCGTGACGGTGGCGATCGCTACCTGGGCAAGGGCGTTTTGAAGGCTGTTGAAAACGTCAACGAAGAAATCAGCGACGAACTTGCAGGCCTTGAGGCTGATGATCAGCGCCTCATCGACGAAGCAATGATCAAGCTTGATGGCACTGCAAACAAGTCCCGCCTCGGCGCAAACGCCATCCTTGGTGTATCCATGGCTGTTGCAAAGGCTGCTGCGGATTCCGCAGGTCTGCCACTGTTCCGCTATATCGGTGGACCAAACGCACACGTTCTTCCAGTTCCAATGATGAACATCATCAACGGTGGCGCACACGCTGACTCCGGCGTTGACGTCCAGGAGTTCATGATCGCTCCAATCGGTGCAGAGAGCTTCTCCGAGGCACTTCGCCAGGGCGCAGAGGTTTACCACGCACTGAAGTCCGTCATTAAGGCTAAGGGCCTATCCACCGGACTTGGCGACGAGGGTGGATTCGCTCCTTCCGTGCCATCCACTCGTGATGCACTTGACCTGATCGTTGAGGCTATCGAAAAGGCCGGATTTGCCCCAGGCAAGGACATCGCTCTTGCTCTAGACGTTGCATCTTCTGAGTTCTTCAAGGATGGTGTCTACCACTTCGAGGGTGGACAGCACTCCGCAGATGAGATGGCAAATGTTTACGCTGAGCTCGTCGAGGCGTACCCAATTGTGTCCATCGAGGATCCACTGCAGGAAGACGATTGGGAGGGTTACACCAACCTGACCGCCAAGATCGGCGACAAGGTTCAGATCGTTGGCGATGATTTCTTCGTCACCAATCCTGAGCGTTTGAAGGAGGGTATTGCCAAGAAGGCTGCCAACTCCATCCTAGTCAAGGTCAACCAGATCGGTACCCTCACCGAGACTTTCGATGCTGTGGATATGGCTCACCGTGCAGGCTACACCTCCATGATGTCCCACCGTTCCGGCGAGACCGAGGACACCACCATCGCTGACCTCGCAGTTGCACTTAACTGTGGTCAGATCAAGACTGGTGCACCAGCACGTTCCGATCGTGTTGCAAAGTACAACCAGCTTCTCCGTATTGAGCAGCTCCTTGGCGACGCAGGCGTTTACGCAGGTCGCAGCGCATTCCCACGTTTTCAGGGCTAAATAATTGCGCTTTTCGACGCCCGGTAGCCGCAAGGTTGCCGGGCGTCGTTGCCTTCTTACTGTTACTGGTGTGACTATGATCGAGGATTATGGCAAAGCAGAAGAAAACTCATAAAGGCATCGTTCCTGTCTCAAGTAGGGAACGCGCTTCAGAGTCAGTTTCTGCCACCCGTGCCCCTTTCCAATTGGGCGCGGTAGGAATTGGTGCGATTGCACTTGTCATCCTTTTAATTTTATTTGTTATCGCCATACCAGTGCGAAACTATTTCCAATTGCGTTCTGATATCGCCCAAACTGAAGCCTCAATTTCTGCTAAAGAAAAGCAGATCGATCAACTCGAATCGGACCTTACTAGGTACCAATCCGAGGCATACATCCGAGAACAAGCACGACTGCGTCTCGGCGTAATTGAGCCAGGCGAAACGGCTTTCAGAATTGTAGATCCAGCCTTGCGCACAGATACCTCTGTTACCTCAGATGGCACTGAGGTTGAGCCTCTTGATCCTTGGTATGAAAATCTATGGAATTCCGTCACCGAACCAGAAGCACTTGGTGAGGGAGAATTAGAACCACCAGTTCTTGAAGGAGAAGTGCCAACTATTGCGCCAATAGAGGAAGAACCTGTGCAATAGCGCTTCAGGCGCAGACTCATGACAGAATAGAAACCATGAGTGTGAATGATGCAGATCTGAAAGCTGTCGAAGAGCAATTGGGAAGGGCTCCACGTGGAGTCCTCGAGATCTCCTACCATAGCCCCGATGGGGTACCGGGTGTTGTGATGACCACCCCAAAGCTTGATGATGGCACCCCATTCCCAACCCTGTATTACTTAACTGATCCACGCCTGACCACCGAAGCATCTCGTTTGGAAGTTGCTTTGATCATGAAGTGGATGACAGAGCGCCTTGCTACCGATGAAGAACTCCGTGCGGATTACCAGCGCGCCCACGAGCACTTTCTTGCTAAGCGCAATGCTATCGAAGACTTGGGTACCGATTTCTCTGGCGGTGGCATGCCTGATCGCGTGAAGTGCCTCCACGTCCTCATTGCCTACGCATTGGCCGAAGGTCCAGAGCATTTCCGTCTCGGTACTGAAGCTGTCGCAATGGCTGCAGAACACGGCAACCTGCGCGGAACCGCCATCCCAGAGGATTGGCCAACTGTGCAGGAACTCGGCATCAACATGGAGGACTTCGATTTCTCCCGAGCAGGTGGCGCTTAATGACCCGCTACGCGGCTATTGATTGCGGAACAAACTCTATCCGCCTGCTGATAACTGAAGTTACCCCTGAAGGTTTCAAAGAAATCACTCGCGAAAACATCATTGTTCGACTTGGCAAAGGTGTAGACGCCACAGGACAGCTAGATCCCGAAGCAATTAAGCGCACTCGCGTAGCGCTGGAAACTTATGTCGAGCTCATGGAAAAGCATGAGGTAGAAACCGTCCGGATGGTTGCGACTTCCGCAACGCGTGACGCCTCCAACCGTGAACTGTTCTTTTCCATGACTCGTCAGCTGCTCTCCCGAATTCGTCCGGGGTATCAAGCTGAAGTAATTTCTGGTGAAGAAGAAGCCCTCTTGTCCTTCCGAGGTGCAATTGTGGATCTCCCTGCAGATCAAGGACCTTTTTGTGTCATTGATCTTGGTGGCGGATCCACAGAATTTATCGTAGGCACCTACGAAGGCGAAATTCTGGGATCACATTCCACGCAAATGGGATGTGTCCGCCTGACCGAAAGGATCATGCGGAGCGATCCACCTACCCCTACTGAGGTAGAAATCGCTCGGGACTATGTTGCTGAGCGTATTCAGGATGTTAAAGCCATCGTTCCAATTTCAAAGGCAAAAACCTTTGTTGGATGCGCGGGTACTTTCACCACCATCTCTGCATGGGTACAAGGCCTAGAAAGCTATGATCGCGCTGCGATTCACCTTTCTGCGCTCAATTTCGATGCATTGCGTGTTGTTACAAATGAGATCATTTCAGAATCAGCTGCCCAACGCGTGAGCAATCCGGTTGTAGACGCCGGCCGTGCTGATGTCATTGGTGGCGGATCTGTAGTTGTGCAAGCAGCCATTGACCTTGCTGAGTCAGAAGCTGGTGTTGATTACATCATCATTTCGGAAAAAGATATTCTCGACGGCCTCATTCTTGGCCTGGTAGAAGCTAGTTCTTAAGTGAATTGAGACCCTATTTTAAATGTCTAGGGCATCATGTTCTATGATGTTTAAGCAGCAAGAAAATAGCATTGAAAGAATACATATGTATCCTTACAATGCGGCTTGCCCCCATAGCCCAATCGGCAGAGGCGGTTGACTTAAAATCAATACAGTGTGGGTTCGAGTCCCACTGGGGGCACCATAAGGCCAGGTCAGAGAATTTCTGACCTGGCCTTTTTGCATGAACCCTACAAAAACCCCACAGAAAATAAATGGAACAGTTCTGATCGTTGCAGGTCAGGTCTATCGAAATTTTTACGTTAAGGGCTGTTTTCTCTGGTTTGGATATTATTTGGACATCATTGATTGCTCTACTGGACGGAAGTGTGGGAGTAAAAAATTCTGCTCTCCAGAAAGTCTCCATAAAAGAAATCCTCCATCGTTGTAAAGGCGGTGGAGGATTTCTTCATGCCGATAAATCCGGAGATGAATTAGTCTCTTGCAATACCTTGCTAGGGGACTGTAACATCACACCAGAAGATAAGGTAAGCGTAGCCTAAATTAACAATTTTTGGTGAGGGTGCAATATGAAGTCTGCCAGCTTGTTGTGGTGTCATTCCGGAGTAGCGACAGTTCATTTAGATAAGATGATTTTCACTCTTGTTGCAGGTGATTTACTGTTTGCGCCAGAAGCAGCATTCATTGATGATGATTCTCAAGGTCTTGTACTAGATATTTGCTTTGAGAAATTAGCAATAACTGGTCCAGCGCGTCGAATCCATCTTGGACAGACCTGGAATGACCGTTTGACCTTTGAGTACAGCCGTTCTCTTTTGGGTAAAGATACGCTATCGGCAGATATCGTCAAGCTTTTTACTGACCGTGTGCCGACCCCGCCGCTTCCATCTCCTCGGAAAGCTCGCGCTGTGGCACAGGTTTTGGTGTCTAATCCAGCTGATCAAACTAGTTTGGATGAGTTTGCGGTACTACATCAGATTTCGGGGCGCACGCTGCAGCGTCAATTCCTCAAATCCACAGGGTATACGTTCAGTGAGTGGCGTGCTGCCCAGCGTGTATGCGTCGCAGCGAGCCTGCTGGCTCATGACTTCAGCATTTCAGTGGTTGCGAACCTCGTCGGGTTCGCCGCAACGAGCAGCTTGACCAGAGCTTTTCGACGCCACACTGGTGCAACTCCCTCCGCCTTTACTAATGGGCAGATCGGCATGGGCACTGTAGGCCAACCATCACTTATTCCAGCGACAACAACTTTTGCCCAATTAGCCCAGGACCAACAGTTGTGGATTTACAGTGGCACTGCAACGGTGACGACGCCAGGATATTGTAGGTTCTTAGGCCAAGGCGATATGGTCACGATTCCAGCTGCAACTCATACTCGTATTGATATCGCAGCTGGATCTATCGCGCTCCCTGTACCTGTTGGATTTGATGAGCGGGAGATGGAACTCCCGCGTGTGGTGGCTGCTCATAATCAGCACCGGAAACCTTTGCGAGTCCTTGAGGAATCTGAATGGAAACAGCTAAGTGAGGAACTTCTTAATACTCCAGTACCTGTGCAGATCTAAGAGGTAGTAAACAGATAAAAATAGTTCTTAACGTGGGGAACTATACTGATCCTTGATGCGTTATTTGATTGAATAGCGAAAATCTAACTGAAAGGATCGGGGACCCCGTGCGAAGCAGCAATCCCGTTTTTAGTTCCCTTACGGAAACCAAACGTCCACAAGGCCAGAACCCATACGGTGGTTACGACAACTTCGGTGGTGCCTACCAGCAAAACGTAGCTCCGCAGAAGGCGGAGCGCCCAATGACCGTCGATGATGTGATCACCAAAACTGGTATCACTCTCGCGGTTATTATTGTTTTTGCCCTCGTCACCGCCGGCACATGGCTGTTTATTAGTCCTGGTCTCGGTATGATCCTGACGATTGTCGGTGCTATCGGCGGATTTATCACTGTTTTGGTCAGTACTTTTGGTAAGAAGTATGGATCTGCAGCCGTCACCTTGATTTACGCTGTGTTTGAAGGCCTTTTTGTTGGTGGCATTTCACTGTTGCTTTCTGGTTTCACCGTTGGCAATTCTAATGCTGGTGGACTCATCGGGCAGGCAGTTCTTGGCACTATCGGTGTGTTCATCGGAATGCTCTTTGTGTACAAGACTGGTGCCATCAAGGTCACCCCTAAGTTCAACCGCATCATGACTGGCATGATGGTCGGCGTTTTGGTGCTTGTCTTGGGTAATGTTGTCTGGGCATTGTTCACTGGTGGTGCAAGCCCACTGCGTGATGGCGGAGTAATCGCGATTGTTTTCTCCCTCTTCTGCATCGGCCTGGCAGCGTTTAGCTTCCTTTCTGATTTTGATGCAGCTGACCGTCTCGTACGTGAAGGTGCACCAGCAAAGATGGCTTGGGGCGTTGCGCTCGGCCTGGCCGTGACCTTGGTGTGGTTGTACACCGAGATCCTGCGTCTGCTGAGCTATTTCCAGAACCGCTAAATACTGAAAAACAATAATGGCTCCGACTTGAAAAAGTCGGAGCCATTATTGTTTGTCTTTATTTAAAGAAAGACAACCTGTCCATCTACAGTGACCTGGGTAAATACTAGGCCTTGGGAAGACTGGGTAGGGAAGGAGAGCTTAACCGCAACGTCTTCAGTTTCGGTCTCTTCACCAGTGTCTGAAACTACTACGCGGGTACCGGTTCCAGTTGCAGAATCAGCAGTCCACGCACTCCAAGAAATATCAGTCAGCTGGTCAATGTCCATGGCGCAGTTGAGGGAGATTTCAGAAGGCTGCTGAGTAGGTGCAGCCACGCAATCGATGTAGCCTGGTGCATCCGTTGCTGCTGCAGTGGAAGTGCTCTTTGCTGGGGCTTTGACACCAGTTGCGGTTGCAACCTTCAGATCAGAGTCATTCTGATTTGGTGGGGTACATGCAACGAGAGCGATTGCAGCCAGAGCGGTGGCGCCAGTGGCGAAGAACTTACGAGAAAGAGTAGTCATTTTTAAACTATGAATCCTTGGTTAGTTATTGCTGCGCAGTGCAGCTGCCTTTGCAGAGTTGTATGGTTCTGCAGACACGACGGTCACAGAGATTACGGAACCATTTGGTGAGTTGTACTGGCGAGTTTCGCCTTCCTGAGCGCCGAGAATGGCAGCACCTAGTGGAGACTGCTCAGAGTAGGTCTCAAGATCTGGGTTCTCAGATGCGCCAGCGCGGGTACCGATGAGGAAGGTTTCCTTATCGCTGTGGTCACCGTCGTAGTAGACGTGAACAACGGAACCTACGTGTGCAACACCTTCGATGATGCCTTCACGCTCAGTGGTGGCGTTTGCAAGCAATTCAGAGATCTGCTTGATGCGAGCCTCTTCTTGGTCCTGCATTTCACGAGCTGCATCGTAGCCAGCGTTTTCTTTGAGGTCGCCCTCTTCGCGGCGCTCATTGATTTCTGCAGCAACTGCAGGGCGGTTTGCGATGAGAGCGTTGAGCTCTTCCTCTAGCTTGGCCTTGGTTTCTGGTGTGATGTATTGCTTGCTTACACTTGCCATAATTACTTACCCTCCTGGGGAACAGTAGAGGTGGATCATCGGAAAAACAGAGAATAAAATCATAAGATTGGCCCCGGCTGTCCGGGGCCAATAGGCTTAACTTTTACGGTAACTATTTACCGACGATGTCAACGTACGTTTCTGCTGCAAATTTTAGCACAGCAAATTTTTCTAGTTTTTGAGGTTCATATGAGACGGGATGACGGAGGAACAACCGTAGACACCACCGGAAACTGCTGGTTCACGAGTGGGGATCAATGTGGAGATACGTACCGTTGAATGCTCGCTCGGCTCCACGAGAACTTCTCGGCGCCCAACCTCAGCGTGTGAGTAGTCTTTCGCGGTGACAATGCAATAAGCGACTTGGCTTGGATCATCACGGGAGACATCGACCTCGAAACGCAATGTGTCATCGTCGATACGCTCGAAAGCTCCCATTTGA from the Corynebacterium crudilactis genome contains:
- a CDS encoding MazG nucleotide pyrophosphohydrolase domain-containing protein, encoding MRVIFVDPKHPVLPVPFVEAVFGRGESVFVDPDFPVDIEKWGIEASTSAQWLVTANPSLTSMLIDAPLDPLLEAVGVMQAAVSRGEWEREQTHESLIPYLEEESQEFIEAIEIGNDKEMKNELGDVLLQVLFHAEIAARQGRFDIFDVAASFVAKMKSRSPYLFDGSTGIVDSEEQERLWAMGKAQEKLGR
- a CDS encoding porin, giving the protein MKLSRRIAIIGATAGVAVAALAAPASASDFASLSSINKELSTQYDWMPCGVLEIGLNSADVLEEGQYNRELAEAITAKGESGLTQQFPQVGEWNAGQAASLADRAQACGLVKADTYLSEFSANFSS
- a CDS encoding FtsB family cell division protein, coding for MAKQKKTHKGIVPVSSRERASESVSATRAPFQLGAVGIGAIALVILLILFVIAIPVRNYFQLRSDIAQTEASISAKEKQIDQLESDLTRYQSEAYIREQARLRLGVIEPGETAFRIVDPALRTDTSVTSDGTEVEPLDPWYENLWNSVTEPEALGEGELEPPVLEGEVPTIAPIEEEPVQ
- a CDS encoding Bax inhibitor-1/YccA family protein, which codes for MRSSNPVFSSLTETKRPQGQNPYGGYDNFGGAYQQNVAPQKAERPMTVDDVITKTGITLAVIIVFALVTAGTWLFISPGLGMILTIVGAIGGFITVLVSTFGKKYGSAAVTLIYAVFEGLFVGGISLLLSGFTVGNSNAGGLIGQAVLGTIGVFIGMLFVYKTGAIKVTPKFNRIMTGMMVGVLVLVLGNVVWALFTGGASPLRDGGVIAIVFSLFCIGLAAFSFLSDFDAADRLVREGAPAKMAWGVALGLAVTLVWLYTEILRLLSYFQNR
- the eno gene encoding phosphopyruvate hydratase, with protein sequence MAEIMHVFAREILDSRGNPTVEAEVFLDDGSHGVAGVPSGASTGVHEAHELRDGGDRYLGKGVLKAVENVNEEISDELAGLEADDQRLIDEAMIKLDGTANKSRLGANAILGVSMAVAKAAADSAGLPLFRYIGGPNAHVLPVPMMNIINGGAHADSGVDVQEFMIAPIGAESFSEALRQGAEVYHALKSVIKAKGLSTGLGDEGGFAPSVPSTRDALDLIVEAIEKAGFAPGKDIALALDVASSEFFKDGVYHFEGGQHSADEMANVYAELVEAYPIVSIEDPLQEDDWEGYTNLTAKIGDKVQIVGDDFFVTNPERLKEGIAKKAANSILVKVNQIGTLTETFDAVDMAHRAGYTSMMSHRSGETEDTTIADLAVALNCGQIKTGAPARSDRVAKYNQLLRIEQLLGDAGVYAGRSAFPRFQG
- a CDS encoding DUF4307 domain-containing protein produces the protein MSTNSNSPSNTSSSSNIPNTQRPADRYNARRPEAAAGRNISGKIIAVVGVLLVIAIVIVGANFLKNREAQTVSGQMGAFERIDDDTLRFEVDVSRDDPSQVAYCIVTAKDYSHAEVGRREVLVEPSEHSTVRISTLIPTREPAVSGGVYGCSSVIPSHMNLKN
- a CDS encoding helix-turn-helix transcriptional regulator; its protein translation is MKSASLLWCHSGVATVHLDKMIFTLVAGDLLFAPEAAFIDDDSQGLVLDICFEKLAITGPARRIHLGQTWNDRLTFEYSRSLLGKDTLSADIVKLFTDRVPTPPLPSPRKARAVAQVLVSNPADQTSLDEFAVLHQISGRTLQRQFLKSTGYTFSEWRAAQRVCVAASLLAHDFSISVVANLVGFAATSSLTRAFRRHTGATPSAFTNGQIGMGTVGQPSLIPATTTFAQLAQDQQLWIYSGTATVTTPGYCRFLGQGDMVTIPAATHTRIDIAAGSIALPVPVGFDEREMELPRVVAAHNQHRKPLRVLEESEWKQLSEELLNTPVPVQI
- a CDS encoding lytic transglycosylase domain-containing protein; translation: MSSGVKKAFGCGCGSVLAVVMVVSFVGWALSFMDGTAPIRQLQPIPDDVPPVHGEMVPQIDTGAEGRTSDQLRFWAEPLAQDIGVSVQAVAAYGNAELIAALAWPGCNLSWNTLAGIGQIETRHGTYNGKMFGGSSLDENGVATPPIIGVPLDGSPGFAEIPDTDNGELDGDTEYDRAVGPMQFIPDTWRRLGLDANGDGVADPNQIDDAALSAAHLLCSYERDLATPEGWTQAVHSYNMSNQYLKDVRDAAASYALRQPAI
- a CDS encoding DUF501 domain-containing protein; the encoded protein is MSVNDADLKAVEEQLGRAPRGVLEISYHSPDGVPGVVMTTPKLDDGTPFPTLYYLTDPRLTTEASRLEVALIMKWMTERLATDEELRADYQRAHEHFLAKRNAIEDLGTDFSGGGMPDRVKCLHVLIAYALAEGPEHFRLGTEAVAMAAEHGNLRGTAIPEDWPTVQELGINMEDFDFSRAGGA
- the greA gene encoding transcription elongation factor GreA, with the translated sequence MASVSKQYITPETKAKLEEELNALIANRPAVAAEINERREEGDLKENAGYDAAREMQDQEEARIKQISELLANATTEREGIIEGVAHVGSVVHVYYDGDHSDKETFLIGTRAGASENPDLETYSEQSPLGAAILGAQEGETRQYNSPNGSVISVTVVSAEPYNSAKAAALRSNN
- a CDS encoding Ppx/GppA phosphatase family protein, with the translated sequence MTRYAAIDCGTNSIRLLITEVTPEGFKEITRENIIVRLGKGVDATGQLDPEAIKRTRVALETYVELMEKHEVETVRMVATSATRDASNRELFFSMTRQLLSRIRPGYQAEVISGEEEALLSFRGAIVDLPADQGPFCVIDLGGGSTEFIVGTYEGEILGSHSTQMGCVRLTERIMRSDPPTPTEVEIARDYVAERIQDVKAIVPISKAKTFVGCAGTFTTISAWVQGLESYDRAAIHLSALNFDALRVVTNEIISESAAQRVSNPVVDAGRADVIGGGSVVVQAAIDLAESEAGVDYIIISEKDILDGLILGLVEASS
- a CDS encoding antitoxin translates to MGIFDNVTNKANDFLNSEAGEKKTDEILDKISDAARGRLGEDKADQINKVRDAVDERIGKTDSN